A stretch of Corallococcus macrosporus DNA encodes these proteins:
- a CDS encoding FAD-dependent oxidoreductase, with protein sequence MPSNESKLTVVGAGLVGSLLALYLARRGHTVEVLERRPDMRRETLDAGRSINLAISTRGLHALRQVGLEEEALKHAIPMRGRVIHPVKGELAFQPYGKDDSQHINSLSRGWLNKFLMTRAEETGRVSIRFRQRVTHADPAAGALTVLDEATGETRELRDAVVFGTDGSGSAVRQALQSQPDFRADSETLGHGYKELTIPPGEGGRFQMEKHALHIWPRGTYMLIALPNEDGSFTCTLFLPWEGPVSFASLQTPEALEAFFQEQFPDAKALIPGLVEEFFSRPTGHMVTVKCAPWHAGGRTLLLGDAAHAIVPFYGQGMNCGFEDCVALDALLAKQPDLGQAFREFERLRKTNADAIADMAVENFIEMRDSTADPRFLLEKGVEKVLLNAFPGEFVSRYTLVSFSRVPYRLAYGVGAIAGGIVSELAKDLKRPEDVDLDRAAKLIRGRLTPFMEEHADGFRLEG encoded by the coding sequence CCGCCGGGGCCACACGGTGGAGGTGCTGGAGCGCCGGCCGGACATGCGCCGCGAGACGCTGGACGCGGGGCGCTCCATCAACCTGGCCATCTCCACGCGCGGCCTGCACGCCCTGCGGCAGGTGGGCCTGGAGGAGGAGGCGCTGAAGCACGCCATCCCCATGCGCGGGCGGGTCATCCACCCGGTGAAGGGCGAGCTGGCCTTCCAGCCGTATGGCAAGGACGACTCGCAGCACATCAACTCCCTGTCGCGCGGCTGGCTGAACAAGTTCCTGATGACGCGCGCGGAAGAGACGGGCCGCGTGTCCATCCGCTTCCGCCAGCGCGTGACGCACGCGGATCCGGCCGCGGGGGCGCTCACCGTGCTGGACGAGGCCACGGGCGAGACGCGCGAGCTGCGCGACGCGGTGGTGTTCGGCACGGATGGCTCCGGCTCGGCGGTGCGGCAGGCGCTGCAATCCCAGCCGGACTTCCGGGCGGACTCGGAGACGCTGGGGCACGGCTACAAGGAGCTGACCATTCCGCCGGGCGAGGGCGGGCGCTTCCAGATGGAGAAGCACGCGCTGCACATCTGGCCGCGCGGCACGTACATGCTCATCGCGCTGCCCAATGAAGACGGCAGCTTCACCTGCACGCTGTTCCTGCCGTGGGAGGGACCGGTGAGCTTCGCGTCGCTCCAGACGCCCGAGGCGCTGGAGGCGTTCTTCCAGGAGCAGTTCCCGGACGCGAAGGCGCTGATTCCCGGGCTGGTGGAGGAGTTCTTCTCCCGGCCCACCGGGCACATGGTGACGGTGAAGTGCGCGCCATGGCACGCGGGCGGGCGCACGCTGCTCCTGGGTGACGCGGCGCACGCCATCGTGCCGTTCTACGGGCAGGGGATGAACTGCGGCTTCGAGGACTGCGTGGCGCTGGACGCGCTCCTGGCGAAGCAGCCGGACCTGGGCCAGGCGTTCCGCGAGTTCGAGCGGCTGCGCAAGACGAACGCGGACGCCATCGCGGACATGGCGGTGGAGAACTTCATCGAGATGCGCGACAGCACGGCGGATCCGCGCTTCCTCTTGGAGAAGGGCGTGGAGAAGGTGCTGCTCAACGCCTTCCCGGGCGAGTTCGTCAGCCGCTACACGCTGGTGAGCTTCAGCCGCGTGCCCTACCGGCTGGCGTACGGCGTGGGCGCCATCGCGGGCGGCATCGTGTCCGAGCTGGCGAAGGACCTGAAGCGTCCGGAGGACGTGGACCTGGACCGGGCGGCGAAGCTGATTCGCGGCCGGCTGACCCCTTTCATGGAGGAGCACGCGGATGGATTTCGGCTTGAAGGGTAG
- a CDS encoding SDR family oxidoreductase — protein sequence MDFGLKGRRALVTGASSGLGRAIADTLVKERATVAVSSRGGEKLEKAAKELGAALAVPCDLTQAGAARGLVREVTQKLGGLDVLVVNAGGPPSGGFEAITVEQWQTGFQSLWLATVDAIQEALPGMKAQGWGRIVLVTSTAAREAMNNLTVSNGLRAGLLGLVKSLSNEVAPYGITVNAALPGYHATDRMKDLGLSDEKVAPNIPARRLGRPEEFAALVTFLASEPAAYISGQSIACDGGALKGF from the coding sequence ATGGATTTCGGCTTGAAGGGTAGGCGGGCGCTGGTGACGGGTGCGTCATCGGGGCTGGGGCGCGCCATCGCGGACACGCTGGTGAAGGAGCGCGCGACGGTGGCGGTGTCCTCGCGAGGCGGGGAGAAGCTCGAGAAGGCGGCGAAGGAGCTGGGCGCGGCGCTCGCGGTCCCGTGTGATTTGACCCAAGCCGGGGCCGCGCGCGGGCTGGTGCGCGAGGTGACGCAGAAGCTGGGCGGCCTGGACGTGCTGGTGGTGAACGCGGGAGGCCCGCCGTCCGGAGGCTTCGAGGCCATCACGGTGGAGCAATGGCAGACCGGGTTCCAGAGCCTGTGGCTGGCCACGGTGGATGCGATTCAAGAAGCGCTGCCGGGCATGAAGGCGCAGGGCTGGGGCCGCATCGTGCTGGTGACGTCCACGGCGGCGCGCGAGGCGATGAACAACCTCACGGTGTCCAACGGCCTGCGCGCGGGGTTGCTGGGGCTGGTGAAGAGCCTGAGCAATGAAGTGGCGCCCTACGGCATCACGGTGAACGCGGCGCTGCCGGGCTACCATGCGACGGACCGGATGAAGGACCTGGGCCTGTCGGACGAGAAGGTCGCGCCGAACATCCCCGCGAGGCGGCTGGGAAGGCCGGAGGAGTTCGCGGCGCTGGTGACGTTCCTCGCGTCGGAGCCGGCCGCGTACATCAGCGGCCAGTCCATCGCCTGTGACGGTGGAGCGCTGAAGGGTTTCTAG
- a CDS encoding TonB-dependent receptor, translating into MVVLWGAGAWAQGNSVITGTVISADDRRALADVVVTATSPQLQGERTVLTDKSGLYRIPQLPPGTYMLRFDANGFTPYARPDILLRIDRTIRFNAELVPDTMNIDYTVVGSPPSVDVGSSAAGVTVDQEFIRNIAVIRPGTKGSASRSFEGLAELAPGATEDRYGVSISGSSSPESQYVVDGLSVNDPGVGTLGTPLSVEFVKEVNIITGGYMPEYGRSTGGVLNVVTKSGSNEFHGSVFANYAPGAFQTSGKEILREGSVISAQGSAHNLGDFGFDLGGPLLKDKLWFYVGVAPSFNRIQVDRQLSSYELCSEVDPANGCTAVGARRKDPTTGFSQVSPIEGSRVSRFADERSVQYLGKLTYNFNPDHSLSVSVFGTPRSSGGSGKYSFSDDGEPEVCSSLSCTSYVQGAYEAIATRRSNSAMDIVAKQASSFFDKKLLVDATLGWHHQADSILPSDGSGLGSGEGLSAKSNIAWRRTRNPGPHTINEFETLPNANDCGSTPEEQRLRCPVTAYSTGGPGTISIQRLDRVQGKVMGTYLLEALGHHILKAGADIERMSFYNNRARTGLTPWQECTGGDCFFSLNQYGYLEGPDQPVFLDNKEGTSTSTTVGGFIQDSWSVLDKVTVNVGLRYDVQTLYGLDGEVGLHLPNQWSPRLGVIYDPTQSGRAKVFANYARFFENVPLDMADLSFPQQQLLSATYDAPPCNPSREGSLLVDCTLDANRQPIGNRESPNQLWDAQGGDRVPVDPKIRAQSADEFVVGGEYELFAASRVGATYTRRYLNDVIEDMSRDDGSTFFLGNPGKGYSTDFPLAKREYDAVNVYFQRAFTSGWLAQASYTWSTLRGNYSGLFRADTGQLSPNLTRDFDLVSLTINREGQLPGDRTHAFKVFAAKEFMLGSRTSINVGGNYRARSGTPLNYLGAHPRRSGSETFILPRGSAGRLPWVHGVDGHVGVNQRLVKDYVLTVSLDVFNLFNFQQYTDVDQTFSTARVYAIEQGGKPDDLTACLTANNPNCKVISTATGLPIAVTDINPNFKRPTAYQAPRSIRLGAKLSF; encoded by the coding sequence ATGGTCGTGTTGTGGGGAGCCGGGGCGTGGGCCCAGGGCAACTCGGTCATCACCGGGACGGTCATCAGCGCGGATGACCGGCGGGCCCTGGCGGACGTGGTCGTCACCGCGACCTCGCCCCAGTTGCAGGGCGAGCGCACCGTCCTCACCGACAAGAGCGGCCTGTACCGCATCCCTCAACTGCCGCCGGGCACGTACATGCTCCGCTTCGACGCGAACGGCTTCACGCCCTACGCCCGGCCGGACATCCTGCTGCGCATCGACCGCACCATCCGCTTCAACGCGGAGCTGGTCCCGGACACGATGAACATCGACTACACGGTCGTCGGCTCGCCGCCCAGCGTGGACGTGGGCTCCAGCGCCGCGGGCGTCACCGTGGACCAGGAGTTCATCCGCAACATCGCCGTCATCCGCCCCGGCACCAAGGGCTCCGCGTCCCGCTCCTTCGAGGGCCTGGCCGAGCTGGCCCCCGGCGCCACCGAGGACCGCTACGGCGTGAGCATCAGCGGCAGCTCGTCCCCGGAGAGCCAGTACGTGGTGGACGGCCTGTCCGTGAACGACCCCGGCGTGGGCACCCTGGGCACGCCCCTGTCCGTGGAGTTCGTCAAGGAGGTCAACATCATCACCGGCGGCTACATGCCGGAGTACGGCCGCTCCACCGGCGGCGTGCTCAACGTCGTCACCAAGTCCGGCTCCAACGAGTTCCACGGCTCCGTGTTCGCGAACTACGCGCCCGGCGCGTTCCAGACGTCCGGCAAGGAAATCCTCCGCGAGGGCAGCGTCATCTCCGCGCAGGGCAGCGCCCACAACCTGGGCGACTTCGGCTTCGACCTGGGCGGCCCGCTGCTCAAGGACAAGCTCTGGTTCTACGTGGGCGTCGCGCCGTCCTTCAATCGCATCCAGGTGGACCGCCAGCTCAGCAGCTACGAGCTGTGCTCGGAGGTGGACCCCGCCAACGGCTGCACCGCCGTGGGCGCGCGCCGCAAGGACCCCACCACCGGCTTCTCCCAGGTGTCCCCCATCGAAGGCAGCCGCGTGTCCCGCTTCGCGGACGAGCGCAGCGTGCAGTACCTGGGCAAGCTCACCTACAACTTCAACCCGGACCACAGCCTGTCCGTGTCCGTGTTCGGCACGCCGCGCTCGTCCGGCGGCAGCGGCAAGTACTCCTTCAGCGACGACGGCGAGCCGGAGGTGTGCTCCAGCCTGTCGTGCACCAGCTACGTGCAGGGCGCGTATGAGGCCATCGCCACCCGCCGCAGCAACAGCGCCATGGACATCGTGGCGAAGCAGGCCTCGTCCTTCTTCGACAAGAAGCTGCTCGTGGACGCGACGCTCGGCTGGCACCACCAGGCGGACTCCATCCTCCCGTCGGACGGCTCGGGCCTGGGCTCCGGCGAGGGCCTGTCCGCGAAGTCCAACATCGCCTGGCGCCGCACCCGCAACCCGGGCCCCCACACCATCAACGAGTTCGAGACGCTCCCGAACGCGAACGACTGTGGCAGCACGCCCGAGGAGCAGCGGCTGCGCTGTCCGGTGACGGCCTACTCCACCGGCGGCCCCGGCACCATCAGCATCCAGCGGCTGGACCGCGTGCAGGGCAAGGTGATGGGCACGTACCTGCTGGAGGCCCTGGGCCACCACATCCTCAAGGCCGGCGCGGACATCGAGCGCATGAGCTTCTACAACAACCGCGCGCGCACGGGCCTCACGCCCTGGCAGGAGTGCACCGGCGGCGACTGCTTCTTCAGCCTCAACCAGTACGGCTACCTGGAGGGCCCGGACCAGCCGGTGTTCCTGGACAACAAGGAGGGCACCTCCACGTCCACCACCGTGGGCGGCTTCATCCAGGACAGCTGGTCCGTGCTGGACAAGGTCACCGTCAACGTGGGCCTGCGCTACGACGTGCAGACGCTCTACGGCCTGGACGGCGAGGTGGGCCTGCACCTGCCCAACCAGTGGTCCCCGCGCCTGGGCGTCATCTACGACCCGACGCAGAGCGGGCGCGCCAAGGTCTTCGCCAACTACGCGCGCTTCTTCGAGAACGTCCCCCTGGACATGGCGGACCTGTCCTTCCCGCAGCAGCAGCTGCTGTCCGCCACCTACGACGCGCCCCCGTGCAACCCGTCGCGCGAGGGCTCGCTGCTGGTGGACTGCACGCTGGACGCGAACCGACAGCCCATTGGCAACCGCGAGAGCCCCAACCAGCTCTGGGACGCGCAGGGCGGTGACCGCGTGCCGGTGGACCCCAAGATCCGCGCGCAGTCCGCGGACGAGTTCGTGGTGGGCGGTGAGTACGAGCTGTTCGCCGCGAGCCGCGTGGGCGCCACGTACACCCGGCGCTACCTCAACGACGTCATCGAGGACATGAGCCGCGACGACGGCAGCACCTTCTTCCTGGGCAACCCGGGCAAGGGCTACTCGACGGACTTCCCGCTGGCGAAGCGCGAGTACGACGCGGTCAACGTCTACTTCCAGCGTGCCTTCACCAGCGGCTGGCTGGCCCAGGCCAGCTACACCTGGTCCACGCTGCGCGGGAACTACTCCGGCCTGTTCCGCGCGGACACCGGCCAGCTGTCCCCCAACCTCACGCGCGACTTCGACCTGGTGTCGCTCACCATCAACCGCGAGGGCCAGCTGCCCGGGGACCGCACGCACGCGTTCAAGGTGTTCGCCGCGAAGGAGTTCATGCTGGGGTCGCGCACCAGCATCAACGTGGGCGGCAACTACCGCGCCCGCTCCGGCACGCCGCTCAACTACCTGGGCGCGCACCCGCGCCGCAGCGGTTCGGAGACGTTCATCCTGCCGCGCGGCAGCGCGGGCCGGCTGCCCTGGGTGCACGGCGTGGACGGGCACGTGGGCGTCAACCAGCGGCTGGTGAAGGACTACGTCCTCACGGTGTCCCTGGACGTGTTCAACCTCTTCAACTTCCAGCAGTACACGGACGTGGACCAGACCTTCAGCACCGCGCGCGTGTACGCCATCGAGCAGGGCGGCAAGCCGGACGACCTCACCGCCTGCCTCACCGCGAACAACCCCAACTGCAAGGTCATCTCCACCGCCACGGGGCTGCCCATCGCCGTGACGGACATCAACCCCAACTTCAAGCGGCCCACCGCCTACCAGGCCCCGCGCTCCATCCGCCTGGGCGCGAAGCTCAGCTTCTAG
- a CDS encoding HAD family hydrolase, producing the protein MSPSTSNITSFGAVLFDLDGVVIDTTELHYRVWEEFARERGYVPTREELLATNGRRAGETLRAWFGPELDDEQVAALTDDRELAFHRLLDHEPVSAVPGVGAYLLSLKQAGVPWALGTSALAQNAERALERVGLEHLFPVRVTSTDVAQGKPDPEVYLKAAAALGVPPHACVVFEDAVVGLRAARAAGAACVAVATSFPREVLVRERPDWLVKDFRDLPQALRPGSHGLTAPTAPHP; encoded by the coding sequence ATGTCCCCATCGACCTCGAACATCACTTCCTTCGGCGCCGTCCTCTTCGACCTGGACGGCGTCGTCATCGACACGACGGAGCTGCACTACCGCGTCTGGGAGGAGTTCGCCCGTGAGCGGGGCTATGTGCCCACACGGGAGGAGCTGCTGGCCACCAACGGCCGGCGGGCTGGAGAGACGCTGCGGGCGTGGTTCGGCCCGGAGCTGGACGACGAGCAGGTGGCCGCGCTCACGGATGACCGCGAGCTGGCGTTCCACCGGCTGCTCGACCACGAGCCGGTGTCCGCCGTCCCTGGCGTGGGCGCCTACCTGCTGTCCCTGAAGCAGGCGGGCGTGCCCTGGGCCCTGGGCACGAGCGCGCTGGCCCAGAACGCGGAGCGGGCCCTGGAGCGCGTGGGGCTGGAGCACCTGTTCCCCGTGCGCGTGACGTCCACGGACGTCGCCCAGGGCAAGCCGGATCCGGAGGTCTACCTCAAGGCCGCCGCCGCGCTGGGCGTGCCACCGCACGCGTGCGTGGTGTTCGAGGACGCGGTGGTGGGGCTGAGGGCCGCGCGGGCCGCGGGCGCGGCGTGTGTCGCCGTCGCCACGTCGTTCCCGCGCGAGGTCCTGGTGCGCGAGCGGCCGGACTGGCTGGTGAAGGACTTCCGGGACCTGCCGCAGGCGCTGCGTCCCGGAAGTCACGGCCTCACGGCGCCGACGGCACCTCACCCGTGA
- a CDS encoding sigma 54-interacting transcriptional regulator, whose protein sequence is MTKNSTDFSTTAVRTQGTPSQAAQVMPALTLLSHAQPQRIGERLLLEGLLSGERAVALSRNAPDFSRPGGVLALPLGDPFLSRTPVRFEAGERGGVRLMVPEGGTPVWVGSEPVRGGREFPAAALMAGVPLVLAGRVALLLHQATVRGGGAPAELAALGMVGDSEGVIRVREDVLRVADLQVPVLVRGETGTGKELVARALHARSPRRAGPFVSVNLGALSKDLIASELFGATRGSFTGATRDREGFFRAAHGGTLFLDEVAEAPPEVQAALLRVLETSEVYPVGAQTPVRVDVRLVTATDADLEARIRDGHFKAPLLHRLAGFEITVPPLRERREDIAPLFLHFARQELESTGEAGRLSSSDARAEPWLPASLAARLVRAAWPGNVRQLRNVARQLVIGSRGLPGLRVDARLEQSLDEGALPIPGQPLTAQAPSPASEDTPAPSEVRAPARRKPSDVSEQEVLEALRACAWDLKATADWLGIPRSSVYVLIDKSSLLRTARDLSPEEITRCFHECEGDLDRMVQKLEVSRRALQRRVRELGLEAS, encoded by the coding sequence ATGACCAAGAACTCCACGGATTTCTCCACGACCGCCGTCCGTACGCAGGGGACGCCCTCGCAGGCCGCCCAGGTGATGCCGGCGCTGACGCTTCTCAGTCATGCCCAGCCCCAGCGCATCGGGGAGCGGCTGTTGCTGGAGGGGCTGCTGTCCGGTGAGCGCGCGGTGGCGCTGTCGCGCAACGCCCCGGACTTCAGCCGCCCGGGCGGCGTGCTGGCGCTGCCCCTGGGGGACCCGTTCCTCAGCCGCACGCCGGTGCGCTTCGAGGCGGGGGAGCGCGGCGGGGTGCGGCTGATGGTGCCGGAGGGCGGGACGCCGGTGTGGGTGGGCAGCGAGCCGGTGCGCGGCGGGCGCGAGTTCCCCGCGGCGGCGCTGATGGCCGGCGTGCCGCTGGTGCTCGCCGGGCGCGTGGCGCTGCTGCTGCACCAGGCCACCGTGCGCGGCGGTGGGGCTCCGGCGGAGCTGGCGGCGCTGGGCATGGTGGGCGACAGCGAGGGCGTCATCCGCGTGCGGGAGGACGTGCTGCGCGTGGCCGACCTCCAGGTCCCCGTGCTGGTGCGCGGCGAGACGGGCACGGGCAAGGAGCTGGTGGCGCGCGCGCTTCATGCGCGAAGCCCCCGCCGCGCGGGCCCCTTCGTCAGCGTCAACCTGGGCGCCCTGTCGAAGGACCTCATCGCGTCCGAGCTGTTCGGCGCCACGCGGGGCTCGTTCACCGGCGCCACGCGCGACCGGGAGGGCTTCTTCCGCGCCGCGCACGGCGGCACCCTCTTCCTGGACGAGGTGGCGGAGGCGCCCCCGGAGGTCCAGGCGGCGCTGCTGCGCGTGCTGGAGACGAGCGAGGTCTACCCCGTGGGTGCGCAGACCCCCGTGCGCGTGGACGTGCGGCTCGTCACCGCCACGGACGCGGACCTGGAGGCGCGCATCCGCGACGGCCACTTCAAGGCCCCGCTGCTGCACCGGCTGGCGGGCTTTGAAATCACCGTGCCGCCGCTGCGCGAGCGCCGCGAGGACATCGCGCCGCTGTTCCTCCACTTCGCCCGCCAGGAGCTGGAGTCCACGGGCGAGGCGGGGCGGCTGAGTTCCTCGGACGCGCGCGCGGAGCCGTGGCTGCCGGCGTCGCTCGCCGCGCGGCTGGTGCGCGCCGCGTGGCCGGGCAACGTGCGCCAGCTTCGCAACGTCGCGCGGCAGCTCGTCATTGGAAGCCGGGGCCTGCCCGGGCTGCGCGTGGATGCGCGGCTGGAGCAGTCGCTGGACGAAGGCGCGCTGCCCATCCCGGGCCAGCCCCTGACGGCGCAGGCGCCCTCCCCTGCCTCGGAGGACACCCCCGCGCCGTCGGAGGTCCGCGCCCCCGCGCGGCGCAAGCCCTCGGACGTGAGCGAGCAGGAGGTGCTGGAGGCCCTGCGCGCCTGCGCGTGGGACCTGAAGGCCACGGCGGACTGGCTGGGCATCCCGCGCTCGTCCGTGTACGTGCTCATCGACAAGAGCTCACTGTTGCGCACCGCGCGGGACCTGAGCCCGGAGGAGATCACCCGCTGCTTCCATGAGTGCGAGGGCGACCTGGACCGCATGGTGCAGAAGCTGGAGGTGTCCCGCCGCGCGCTCCAGCGCCGCGTGCGGGAGCTGGGGCTGGAAGCGAGCTGA